Within the Deltaproteobacteria bacterium genome, the region ATACCGCATCCCGGGAGCCGTGCTCGGGAGCGACGTGCTCGACGACGACGAGAGCGACATCGCGTGATCCACGCGACCGCCGTCGTCGATCCCGCGGCCCAGGTCGACCCGACCGCGTCGATCGGTCCCTACGTCGTGATCGACGGCCCGGTTCATGTCGGTCCGGGATGCCGGCTCATGGCCCACGCCGTATTGCGCGGCAGCACGCGACTCGGAGCCGGGAACGTCGTGCACCCCGGGGCGGTGCTCGGCGGGGAGCCGCAGGACCTGGCGTTCGGCGGGGCGGAGTCGTTCCTCGTGATCGGCGACGACAACGTGTTCCGCGAGCACGTGACGGTGCACCGGGGGACGAGGCCCGGCAGCGCGACGGTCGTCGGCAACGGCAACTATTTGATGCAGAGCGCGCACGTCGCCCACAACTGCCGCGTCGGCGACGGGACGATCGTCGCGGGCGGCGCCCTCCTGGCGGGCCATGTCGATCTTGCGGACCGCGCGTTCGTATCGGGGAACTGCGTCGTGCATCAGCACGTGCGGATCGGACGCTTCGCGTTGTTGCGCGGCTCGTCGCGCACGAGCCGAGACGTTCCGCCGTTCTGTCTGATGGACGGGACGCACACGGTCCGCGGCGTGAACGTCGTGGGCCTCCGCCGCGCCGGATTCGAGCCCGCGCGCGTGACCGCGATCCGGCGCGCGTTCGCCCGTCTGTTCGGCCGACCGACGCATCTCGGCCGCGCGCTCGACGAGGTCGAGGCGGGCGCGACGACGGACGAGGTGCGGGAGCTGGTCGCGTTCGTACGCGCGTCGAAGCGCGGAGTCTGCGTCGCGCCGCGCGCGCGCGGATCGGCATCCGGCGACGACGGGTGATCACCACCCCCGAGTTGCAAAGCCGCTCGGAAGCCGAGTAGATTCACCCGGGTCGCCCTCTGATGGAGAGAAATCGCCGTTTCATCGTCGGCGCGAGCATCATCGTCGCAGCCGTCGCCTATCTCGTGTACACCGGTATTCGCGAGACCTCCGTATACTACCTCACGATCGACGAGCTCCTGTCGCGTCGTGAGGCGGTCGCGGGCGAAGGGCTTCGCGTCGCGGGTCGTGTAGGAACCAAGAGCGTGCAGTGGAACCCGGCGACCCTCGACCTCAAGTTCCGTCTCGCGAACTTCGAGGACAGCGACGGCGTCCCGGTCGCCTACACTGGCGTCCTCCCCGACATGTTCGCCGAGGGCCGCGACGTGATCGTCGAGGGGACCTATGCCCGTGACGGTTCCTTCCATGCCCGCACGCTGCTGACGGCCTGCCCGTCGAAATACGAAGCCGAGGCGGGCGCCGGAGTCGCAAAGGAGTGACGAAGGCATCATGGTCGACCTCGGCCTGCTAGCGCTCCGCCTGGCGTTCGTCGGCGGACTCTACGCCGTACTGACCGCGGTCTACGGCGCGTGGGCGCGGCGTCCGGCATATGCCCGCTCGGCCCGGCACGCGGCGTACGCGGTTCACGCACTCGTCGCCGTCGCGGCGGCCGTGCTCTGGCACGCGCTCCTCACGGCCAACTTCTCGCTCGAGTACGTCGCGTCGTACGCGTCCTCGACGCTCTCGCTGCCCTATCGGATCGCGGCCCTGTGGGGCGGTCAGGCGGGATCGTTGCTCTTCTGGGTGCTCATCCTGACGACGATGAGCACGGTGGTGCATCTCCAGAATCGCGACCGCAACGCCGCGCTCATGCCGTACGTCACGGCCACGTTGATGACGATCGCCGTGTTCTTCCTGGCGCTCCTCGTTTTCGTCACGAGCCCGTTCGAGCGGCTGCCGGTGCCGGCGGCCGAGGGCGCCGACCTGAACCCGCTCCTGCAGAACTACTGGATGCTCATCCATCCGCCGTCGTTGTATCTCGGGTACGTCGGTTGCTCGGTGCCGTTCGCCTTCGCGATCGCGGCGCTCGTGACGGGACGGCTCGGCGACGTGTGGATCAGGACCACGCGCCGGTGGACGCTCTTCGCGTGGTTCTTCCTCACGCTCGGCAACATGCTCGGTGCGCGGTGGGCGTACGAAGAGCTCGGTTGGGGCGGGTATTGGGCATGGGATCCCGTGGAGAACGCGGCGTTCATGCCATGGCTCTCGTGCACCGCGTTCCTGCACTCGGTGATGATCCAGGAAAAGAAGAACATGCTGAAGATGTGGAACATGGTGCTCGTGCTCCTCACCTTCTGCCTCACGATCTTCGGCACGTTCCTCACGCGCAGCGGCGTCGTCTCGTCGGTGCACTCGTTCACGCAATCGGGTCTCGGGCCGTTCTTCGTCGCGTTCCTGCTGGGCGTCATCGTGGTCGTGAGCGGACTCGTGATCTGGCGCCGCCCGCTGCTCCGCGGCGAGAACGAGATCGACTCGTTCCTGTCGCGCGAGGCGTCCTTCCTCTTCAACAATCTCCTGCTCGTCGGGATCGCCTTCGCGACCTTCTGGGGCACGATCTTTCCCGTGATCTCGGAGGCCGTGCGCGGCATCAAGATCACGGTCGGGCCCCCCTTCTTCAACAAGGTGAACGCGCCCCTCGGGCTCGCGCTCCTCTTCATGACCGGGGTCGGACCGGTCATCGCGTGGCGCCGCGCGAGCGCCCGCAAGCTGCGCCGGAGCTTCGCGGCTCCGCTCGGCGTCGGATTCGTCACGGGCGCGGTGATCTTCGCCGCCGGATGGCGCAACTACTACGCCGTCGTGTGCTTTTCGCTGGCGGCTTTCGTGCTGGCGACGATCCTCATGGAGTTCTATCGCGGGACGCGAGCGCGCCAGGCGTTGATGGGCGAGCCCGCGCCGCGGGCGCTCGCGAACCTGGTCGGGAAGAACCGCCGACGCTACGGCGGCTACGTGATCCACGTCGGCGTCGTGATGGTGTTCATCGGTGTCGCGGCGTCGTCGGCGTTCCGGCTCGAGGAGCAGGAGACGATCCGCAAGGGCGACGTCGTGCAGGTGGGGTCGTTCACGCTGACGTACAAGGACATCCACTTCACGGACGATCCCCACTATTCCTCGATGCTGGCGGAGATCGCGGTCGCCAAGGACGGCGCGCC harbors:
- the lpxA gene encoding acyl-ACP--UDP-N-acetylglucosamine O-acyltransferase, whose amino-acid sequence is MIHATAVVDPAAQVDPTASIGPYVVIDGPVHVGPGCRLMAHAVLRGSTRLGAGNVVHPGAVLGGEPQDLAFGGAESFLVIGDDNVFREHVTVHRGTRPGSATVVGNGNYLMQSAHVAHNCRVGDGTIVAGGALLAGHVDLADRAFVSGNCVVHQHVRIGRFALLRGSSRTSRDVPPFCLMDGTHTVRGVNVVGLRRAGFEPARVTAIRRAFARLFGRPTHLGRALDEVEAGATTDEVRELVAFVRASKRGVCVAPRARGSASGDDG
- a CDS encoding cytochrome c maturation protein CcmE → MERNRRFIVGASIIVAAVAYLVYTGIRETSVYYLTIDELLSRREAVAGEGLRVAGRVGTKSVQWNPATLDLKFRLANFEDSDGVPVAYTGVLPDMFAEGRDVIVEGTYARDGSFHARTLLTACPSKYEAEAGAGVAKE
- a CDS encoding heme lyase CcmF/NrfE family subunit — encoded protein: MVDLGLLALRLAFVGGLYAVLTAVYGAWARRPAYARSARHAAYAVHALVAVAAAVLWHALLTANFSLEYVASYASSTLSLPYRIAALWGGQAGSLLFWVLILTTMSTVVHLQNRDRNAALMPYVTATLMTIAVFFLALLVFVTSPFERLPVPAAEGADLNPLLQNYWMLIHPPSLYLGYVGCSVPFAFAIAALVTGRLGDVWIRTTRRWTLFAWFFLTLGNMLGARWAYEELGWGGYWAWDPVENAAFMPWLSCTAFLHSVMIQEKKNMLKMWNMVLVLLTFCLTIFGTFLTRSGVVSSVHSFTQSGLGPFFVAFLLGVIVVVSGLVIWRRPLLRGENEIDSFLSREASFLFNNLLLVGIAFATFWGTIFPVISEAVRGIKITVGPPFFNKVNAPLGLALLFMTGVGPVIAWRRASARKLRRSFAAPLGVGFVTGAVIFAAGWRNYYAVVCFSLAAFVLATILMEFYRGTRARQALMGEPAPRALANLVGKNRRRYGGYVIHVGVVMVFIGVAASSAFRLEEQETIRKGDVVQVGSFTLTYKDIHFTDDPHYSSMLAEIAVAKDGAPVGTLFPEKRFYKKQQQPTTEVALRSTLVEDLYLVLGSYDEATGLMTMIVFVNPLVNWLWIGGLVMVLGTVIVMSPTAAERRALAAALAVEDRGLEAALR